One window of Fusobacterium polymorphum genomic DNA carries:
- a CDS encoding methylaspartate mutase subunit E, translating into MPITFKKIDKEDFLEMRKKFLENYKNLDEFDLDTAIRFHKSLPDYKNFQKKLEQSIQDNKIMIQAYSKETLLEDLIKNLNTFYRVGQADFLSIIIDSHTRENHYDNAKVILEDSIKSNKSLLNGFPLINYGTKLARKIVNDIEVPLQIKHGSPDARLLVEVALLGGFSAFDGGGISHNIPFSKSISLKDSLENWKYVDRLVGIYEENGIKINREIFSPLTATLVPPAISNSIQILETLLAVEQGVKNISIGVAQYGNITQDIASLLALKEQVQFYLDTFSFKDINISTVFNQWIGGFPEEELKAYSLISYSATIALFSKANRIFVKNIDEYTKNSLGNTMINSLLLTKTILDIGNSQKINNYKEIIFEKEQIKKETAQIIAKIFSRCDGDLRKAIIEAFEDGVIDIPFAPSKYNLGKMMPARDNEGMIRYLDIGNLPFCPLIEEFHSKKIKERSEKENREIDFQMTIDDIFAMSQGKLLNKKSRD; encoded by the coding sequence ATGCCAATTACATTTAAAAAAATTGACAAAGAAGATTTTTTGGAAATGAGAAAAAAATTTTTAGAAAATTATAAAAATTTGGATGAATTTGATTTAGATACTGCTATTAGATTTCACAAATCATTGCCAGATTATAAAAATTTTCAAAAAAAACTAGAGCAATCTATACAAGATAATAAAATTATGATACAGGCATATAGTAAAGAAACACTGTTAGAAGATTTAATAAAAAACTTAAATACTTTTTATAGAGTTGGACAGGCAGATTTTCTTTCAATTATAATAGATTCTCATACTAGAGAAAATCATTATGATAATGCAAAAGTTATCTTAGAAGATTCTATAAAATCTAATAAATCTCTTTTAAATGGTTTTCCATTAATAAATTATGGAACAAAATTAGCTAGAAAAATTGTAAATGATATAGAAGTTCCATTGCAAATAAAACATGGTTCTCCTGATGCAAGATTATTAGTTGAAGTTGCACTATTAGGTGGTTTTTCAGCTTTTGATGGTGGTGGAATTAGTCATAATATACCTTTTAGTAAATCTATTTCATTAAAAGATAGCTTAGAAAATTGGAAGTATGTAGATAGACTTGTTGGAATTTATGAAGAAAATGGAATAAAAATAAATAGAGAAATTTTCTCTCCACTAACTGCTACACTTGTTCCACCAGCAATTTCTAACTCAATACAAATTTTAGAAACTTTACTTGCTGTTGAACAAGGTGTGAAGAATATAAGTATAGGGGTAGCTCAATATGGTAATATCACACAAGATATTGCTAGTTTATTAGCTCTTAAAGAACAAGTACAATTTTATTTAGATACTTTTTCTTTTAAAGATATTAATATCTCAACTGTATTTAATCAGTGGATAGGGGGATTTCCAGAAGAGGAGCTGAAAGCCTACTCTTTAATTTCTTATTCTGCAACTATTGCTTTATTTTCTAAAGCAAATAGAATATTTGTAAAAAATATAGATGAGTATACTAAAAACTCATTGGGAAATACTATGATTAATTCACTACTTCTAACTAAAACTATCTTAGATATTGGTAATAGTCAAAAAATTAATAATTATAAAGAGATAATTTTTGAAAAAGAACAGATAAAAAAAGAAACTGCTCAAATAATTGCAAAAATTTTCTCAAGATGTGATGGCGACTTAAGAAAAGCTATTATAGAAGCTTTTGAAGATGGTGTAATTGATATTCCTTTTGCTCCTTCAAAATATAATCTGGGTAAAATGATGCCTGCAAGGGATAATGAAGGAATGATAAGATATTTAGATATTGGTAATTTACCTTTTTGTCCTTTAATAGAAGAATTTCATAGTAAAAAAATTAAAGAAAGGTCTGAGAAAGAAAATAGAGAAATAGATTTTCAGATGACTATTGATGATATATTTGCAATGAGTCAAGGGAAATTATTAAATAAGAAAAGTCGTGACTAA
- the glmL gene encoding methylaspartate mutase accessory protein GlmL, whose translation MSTRIYLSIDFGSTYTKLTAIDLDKKEIVATSRAMTTVKTDVLIGFNEAFEVLENELKNKLESYKIVKKVACSSAAGGLKIIAIGLVPELTTEAAKKAALSSGARVIKTYAFNLTDKDIQEISNLPHDMLLLTGGTNGGNREYILNNAKILAKNNIEKPIVIAGNVEVSEQIAEIFKKNNIEFYISENVMPVVNKINVIPVKEVIREVFMKNIIKAKGMENVQKLVGDIIMPTPTAVMKAAEIFSKDDNNSVVIDIGGATTDVHSIGKGLPKTNDIQLKGMEEPYSKRTVEGDLGMRYSSLALYEATSLNKIREYLGSKDSKINIRENFKFRHENPDFVAETEDDIIFDEMMAMLCTEIAMNRHVGTLESIFSPMGTLFVQNGKDLTDVKYVIGTGGIINNSRNPRKILYLTLFNEDNPLLLKPKYPKFLVDKTYIMSAMGLLANDYSDIAYQIMKEYLVEI comes from the coding sequence ATGAGTACCCGTATTTATCTTTCAATAGATTTTGGTAGTACATACACAAAATTAACTGCAATAGATTTAGATAAAAAAGAAATAGTTGCTACATCAAGAGCAATGACAACTGTAAAAACAGATGTTTTAATTGGTTTTAATGAAGCTTTTGAAGTATTAGAAAATGAATTAAAAAACAAATTAGAAAGCTATAAAATTGTAAAAAAGGTGGCTTGTTCTTCAGCAGCAGGTGGTTTAAAGATAATTGCCATAGGTTTAGTTCCAGAATTAACAACAGAAGCTGCTAAAAAAGCTGCCTTGAGTTCAGGAGCAAGAGTTATTAAAACTTATGCTTTCAATCTAACTGATAAAGATATTCAAGAAATCTCTAATCTTCCACATGATATGTTACTTTTAACAGGTGGTACTAATGGTGGAAATAGAGAATATATTTTAAATAATGCTAAAATTTTGGCTAAAAATAATATAGAAAAACCTATTGTTATTGCAGGTAATGTAGAAGTTTCTGAACAGATTGCAGAAATATTTAAGAAAAATAATATTGAATTTTACATAAGTGAAAATGTTATGCCTGTTGTCAATAAAATAAATGTAATACCTGTAAAAGAAGTAATAAGAGAAGTCTTTATGAAAAATATCATAAAAGCTAAAGGTATGGAAAATGTACAAAAACTTGTTGGAGATATAATTATGCCTACTCCAACAGCTGTTATGAAGGCTGCTGAAATTTTTTCAAAAGATGATAATAATTCTGTTGTAATTGATATAGGTGGAGCTACAACTGATGTACATTCTATTGGAAAGGGCTTACCTAAAACTAATGATATTCAACTAAAAGGTATGGAAGAACCTTATTCTAAAAGAACTGTTGAAGGAGATTTAGGAATGAGGTATTCTTCATTAGCTCTCTATGAAGCTACAAGTTTAAATAAAATTAGAGAATATTTAGGAAGTAAAGATTCAAAAATAAATATAAGAGAGAATTTTAAATTTAGACATGAAAATCCTGATTTTGTTGCTGAAACAGAAGATGATATAATTTTTGATGAAATGATGGCAATGTTGTGTACTGAAATTGCTATGAATAGACATGTTGGTACTTTGGAATCCATCTTTTCCCCTATGGGAACTCTATTTGTCCAAAATGGTAAGGATTTAACTGATGTAAAGTATGTAATAGGAACAGGTGGAATAATAAATAATAGTAGAAACCCAAGAAAAATACTATATTTAACACTTTTTAATGAAGATAATCCCCTTCTTTTAAAACCAAAATATCCAAAATTTTTAGTTGATAAGACTTATATTATGTCTGCTATGGGTTTATTAGCTAATGATTATTCAGACATAGCTTATCAAATTATGAAAGAATATTTAGTAGAAATATAA
- the glmS gene encoding methylaspartate mutase subunit S, with amino-acid sequence MAKKKIVIGVIGSDCHTVGNKIIHNKLEESGFDVVNIGALSPQIDFINAALETNSDAIIVSSIYGYGELDCQGIREKCNEYGLKDILLYVGGNIGSSNEEWEKTEKRFKEMGFDRIYKPGTPIEETIIDLKKDFQL; translated from the coding sequence ATGGCTAAAAAGAAAATAGTTATAGGTGTTATTGGTTCAGATTGCCATACAGTAGGAAATAAAATTATACATAACAAATTAGAAGAAAGTGGCTTTGATGTAGTAAATATTGGAGCTTTATCTCCTCAAATAGATTTTATTAATGCTGCCTTAGAAACAAATTCAGATGCAATAATTGTTTCTTCAATCTATGGTTATGGTGAGTTAGACTGCCAAGGAATAAGAGAAAAATGCAATGAATATGGTTTAAAAGATATACTTTTATATGTTGGTGGAAATATAGGTTCAAGCAATGAAGAATGGGAGAAAACAGAAAAAAGATTTAAAGAGATGGGCTTTGATAGAATTTATAAGCCAGGGACTCCAATAGAAGAAACAATAATTGATTTAAAAAAAGATTTTCAACTTTAA
- the rph gene encoding ribonuclease PH, translating to MLREDGRKFDEERKIKIIKNVNIYAEGSVLIEVGNTKVICTASVSDKVPSFLRGTGKGWVTAEYSMLPRATNERNPREASKGKLTGRTVEIQRLIGRALRASIDLEKLGERLITIDCDVIQADGGTRTTSITGGYIALALAIKKLLQEEILEENPLISNVAAISVGKIDSNLMVDLKYSEDSAAEVDMNVIMNKKGEFIEVQGTGEESTFTRAELNQLLDLAENSIKRLIELQDRIINQEDLKIFLATANKHKIDEISDIFSGIKNIKILSIKDGIEIPEVIEDGKTFEDNSKKKAVEIAKFLNMITIADDSGLCVDALNGEPGVYSARYSGTGDDLKNNEKLIENLKGVENRKAKFVSVITLAKPNGETYSFRGEIEGKIIDIPKGNTGFGYDPYFYVEEYQKTLAELPELKNKISHRAKALEKLKENLKNIL from the coding sequence TTGCTAAGGGAAGATGGAAGAAAATTTGATGAAGAAAGAAAAATAAAAATTATAAAAAATGTAAATATCTATGCTGAAGGTTCTGTTTTAATAGAAGTTGGAAATACAAAAGTTATTTGTACTGCTTCTGTAAGTGACAAAGTTCCTTCATTTTTAAGAGGTACTGGTAAAGGTTGGGTAACTGCTGAATATTCTATGTTGCCAAGAGCCACAAATGAAAGAAACCCAAGAGAAGCTAGTAAGGGAAAATTAACTGGAAGAACAGTTGAAATTCAAAGATTAATTGGAAGAGCTTTAAGAGCCTCAATAGATTTAGAAAAATTAGGAGAAAGACTTATTACTATTGACTGTGATGTTATTCAAGCTGATGGTGGAACAAGAACTACTTCAATAACAGGTGGATATATTGCTCTTGCACTTGCTATAAAGAAATTATTACAAGAAGAAATATTAGAAGAAAATCCTTTAATTTCTAATGTTGCTGCAATAAGTGTAGGTAAAATTGATTCTAACTTAATGGTGGACTTAAAATATTCTGAAGATTCGGCTGCTGAAGTAGATATGAATGTTATAATGAATAAAAAAGGCGAATTCATTGAAGTTCAAGGAACTGGTGAAGAAAGTACATTTACAAGAGCTGAATTAAACCAGCTTTTAGATTTAGCTGAAAACTCTATAAAAAGACTTATTGAACTACAAGATAGAATTATTAATCAAGAAGATTTAAAAATATTTTTAGCAACTGCTAATAAGCATAAAATTGATGAAATATCAGATATTTTTTCTGGTATAAAAAATATTAAAATTCTTTCAATAAAGGATGGTATTGAAATTCCAGAAGTTATAGAAGATGGAAAAACTTTTGAAGATAATTCTAAGAAAAAAGCAGTTGAAATAGCTAAATTTCTAAATATGATTACTATTGCTGATGATTCTGGACTTTGTGTTGATGCTTTAAATGGTGAGCCTGGAGTATATTCTGCAAGATATAGTGGAACTGGTGATGATTTAAAAAATAATGAAAAATTAATTGAAAATTTAAAAGGTGTAGAAAATAGAAAAGCAAAATTTGTTTCTGTTATAACTCTTGCTAAACCTAATGGAGAAACTTATTCTTTTAGAGGAGAAATAGAAGGTAAAATCATAGATATTCCAAAAGGAAATACTGGATTTGGTTACGACCCTTATTTCTATGTGGAAGAATATCAAAAAACTTTAGCTGAATTACCAGAATTAAAAAATAAAATTAGTCATAGAGCAAAAGCCCTTGAAAAACTAAAAGAAAATTTAAAAAATATTCTTTAA
- a CDS encoding 3-oxoacyl-[acyl-carrier-protein] synthase III C-terminal domain-containing protein — protein sequence MRKIKFKGYGVELPKNTVNFKEQTRYRISGDEKQISLAVSACQKALKNANITINDIDCIVSASAVGIQPIPCMAALIHEKIAKGTSIPALDINTTCTSFITALDTMSYLLDVGRYKRVLIVSCDVASRALNPKQKESFQLFSDGAVAFIIEKTDEEIGVIDAMQKTWSEGAHSTEIRGGLSNFHPENYSENTKEEFMFDMCGKTILALSMKNIPKMMKEFLENNNMKISDIDMVVPHQASVAMPLVMEKLGVPKGKYIDEVKEFGNMVSASVPMTLAHALEKQKIKNGDIILLIGTAAGLTTNIVLLKI from the coding sequence ATGAGAAAAATTAAATTTAAAGGATATGGAGTAGAATTACCTAAAAATACAGTTAACTTTAAAGAACAAACTCGTTATAGAATAAGTGGAGATGAAAAACAAATTTCTCTTGCAGTTTCTGCTTGTCAAAAAGCCTTAAAAAATGCTAATATTACAATTAATGATATTGATTGTATAGTTTCAGCCAGTGCAGTTGGTATACAACCTATACCTTGTATGGCAGCCTTAATTCATGAGAAAATAGCAAAAGGAACTTCTATTCCTGCACTTGATATAAATACTACTTGTACAAGTTTTATAACAGCTTTAGATACTATGTCCTATCTTTTAGATGTTGGAAGATATAAAAGAGTGTTGATAGTTTCTTGTGATGTTGCTTCAAGAGCATTAAATCCTAAGCAAAAAGAAAGTTTTCAACTTTTCAGTGATGGTGCAGTAGCCTTTATTATTGAAAAAACTGATGAAGAAATTGGTGTTATTGATGCTATGCAAAAAACTTGGTCAGAAGGAGCACATTCAACTGAAATTCGTGGAGGTCTAAGTAATTTTCATCCTGAAAATTACTCTGAAAATACAAAAGAAGAGTTTATGTTTGATATGTGTGGAAAAACTATACTAGCTTTATCTATGAAAAATATTCCTAAAATGATGAAAGAATTTTTAGAAAATAATAATATGAAAATATCTGATATTGATATGGTAGTTCCACATCAAGCTAGTGTTGCTATGCCTCTTGTAATGGAAAAATTAGGAGTACCTAAAGGTAAATACATAGATGAAGTAAAAGAGTTTGGAAATATGGTTTCTGCCTCTGTTCCTATGACACTAGCACATGCTTTAGAAAAACAAAAAATTAAAAATGGTGATATAATATTACTTATAGGTACTGCTGCTGGACTTACTACAAATATTGTGTTATTAAAGATATAA
- a CDS encoding F390 synthetase-related protein gives MKKIFKIISTFIKVRYFSKWTSRDKLLEYQEKQVEKHLKFLKKNSPYFKTHKITKDFTMNKAFMMENFDELNTLGVEKDEAMDVALNSEKTRNFNQKYKNISVGLSSGTSGHRGMFITTPEEQGIWAGTILAKMLPKNNIFRHRIAFFLRADNDLYKTINSFLISLEYFDTFKDIDEHIERLNKYKPTMIVAPPSLLLVLAKKIEEGELKVSPKRVISVAEILEKPDEEYIKKQFKLNIIHQIYQATEGFLACTCEYGHLHLNEDLIKFEKKYIDEKRFYPIITDFRRTSQPFVNYYLNDILVESTEACECGSVLQRIEKIEGRSDDIFKFINKSDKEVIVFPDFIRRTILFVENIREYQVFQINNNLLEVAILNITEEQKKLIKKEFNKLFTSLEIENIEIKFINYEIDKTKKLKRIVRKVIE, from the coding sequence ATGAAAAAAATTTTTAAAATTATCTCAACTTTTATTAAAGTAAGATATTTTAGTAAATGGACTTCAAGAGATAAACTTTTAGAATATCAAGAAAAGCAAGTAGAAAAGCATTTAAAATTTTTAAAAAAGAATTCACCTTATTTTAAAACTCATAAAATTACAAAAGATTTTACTATGAATAAGGCATTTATGATGGAAAACTTTGATGAATTAAATACCTTAGGAGTAGAAAAAGATGAAGCAATGGATGTTGCTTTAAATAGTGAAAAAACTAGAAATTTCAATCAAAAATATAAAAATATTTCAGTTGGACTATCATCTGGAACATCTGGGCATAGAGGAATGTTTATCACAACTCCAGAAGAACAAGGAATATGGGCAGGTACTATCCTTGCTAAGATGCTTCCTAAAAATAATATTTTTAGGCATAGAATAGCTTTTTTTCTAAGAGCAGACAATGACTTATACAAAACTATAAATTCATTTTTAATAAGTTTAGAATATTTTGACACTTTTAAAGATATTGATGAACATATAGAAAGATTAAATAAATATAAGCCAACTATGATAGTTGCACCTCCATCTTTACTTTTAGTATTAGCTAAAAAAATAGAAGAAGGAGAGTTAAAAGTTTCTCCAAAAAGAGTTATTTCAGTTGCCGAAATTTTAGAAAAACCTGATGAAGAATATATAAAAAAACAATTCAAGCTTAATATAATACATCAGATTTATCAAGCAACAGAGGGCTTTCTAGCTTGCACTTGTGAATATGGGCATTTACATCTAAATGAAGACTTGATAAAATTTGAAAAAAAATATATAGATGAAAAAAGATTTTATCCAATAATTACCGATTTTAGAAGAACTAGCCAACCTTTTGTAAATTATTATCTCAATGACATTTTAGTTGAATCAACAGAAGCTTGTGAATGTGGTTCAGTATTACAACGAATTGAAAAGATTGAGGGACGTTCTGATGATATTTTCAAATTTATTAATAAGTCAGATAAAGAAGTTATTGTATTTCCTGATTTCATAAGAAGAACTATACTCTTTGTTGAAAATATAAGAGAGTATCAAGTTTTTCAAATAAATAATAACTTATTAGAAGTTGCTATTTTAAATATAACTGAAGAACAAAAGAAATTAATAAAAAAAGAATTTAATAAATTATTCACTTCTTTAGAAATTGAAAATATAGAAATTAAATTTATAAATTACGAAATCGATAAAACTAAAAAACTGAAAAGAATAGTGAGGAAAGTAATAGAATGA
- a CDS encoding MBL fold metallo-hydrolase, producing the protein MLNTAEKMIEKVDYFACGYCTNDLKRVFKGFNKTIVNFYAGVFLIKHKKLGYILYDTGYSMDILKNNLKYFLYRFANPITLKREDMIDYQLKEKGIDKEDIKYIIISHLHPDHIGGLKFFPNSYLILTKTCYNDFKLKKDSLLIFNELLPSNFEDRLILIDDYKDNSLFPYKNSFDLFSDLSMLIVEVNGHTKGQACLFLPDNNLFIAADVCWGTDFLPFTDKMKWLPRKIQNNFEEYKKGSELLKKMIENNISVIVSHDKKEKIIKIFNKINN; encoded by the coding sequence ATGTTGAATACAGCAGAAAAAATGATAGAGAAAGTTGATTATTTTGCCTGTGGCTATTGTACCAATGATTTAAAAAGAGTTTTTAAAGGTTTTAATAAAACAATAGTTAATTTCTATGCAGGAGTTTTTTTAATCAAACATAAGAAATTAGGATATATTTTATATGACACAGGTTATTCTATGGATATTTTAAAAAATAATCTTAAATATTTTTTATACAGATTTGCTAATCCCATCACTTTAAAAAGAGAGGATATGATAGACTACCAACTTAAAGAAAAAGGTATAGATAAAGAAGATATTAAATATATTATTATTTCACATCTACACCCTGACCATATTGGTGGTTTAAAATTTTTTCCAAATTCTTACCTAATCTTAACCAAAACTTGTTACAATGATTTTAAGTTAAAAAAGGATAGCCTATTAATTTTTAATGAACTACTACCCAGTAATTTTGAAGACAGATTAATATTGATAGATGACTATAAAGACAATAGTTTATTTCCTTATAAAAATAGTTTTGATTTATTTTCAGATTTATCAATGCTAATAGTTGAAGTAAATGGACATACAAAAGGGCAAGCTTGTTTATTCTTGCCAGATAATAATTTATTTATTGCTGCTGATGTTTGTTGGGGAACAGATTTTTTACCTTTTACAGATAAAATGAAGTGGCTTCCTAGAAAAATTCAAAATAATTTTGAAGAATATAAAAAAGGTAGTGAGTTATTAAAAAAAATGATAGAAAATAATATTTCTGTTATTGTCAGTCATGATAAAAAGGAAAAAATAATAAAAATATTTAACAAAATTAATAATTAA
- a CDS encoding NAD-dependent epimerase/dehydratase family protein: MKVLLTGATGFLGKYVIEELKNNSYHVVAFGRNEKIGKTLIDKNVEFFKGDIDNLDDLFKAFQDCSAVIHAAALSTVWGRWEDFYNVNVLGTKNVVQVCEEKNLKLVFVSSPSIYAGAKDQLDVKEDEAPKENDLNYYIKSKIMAENIIKSSKLNYMIIRPRGLFGIGDTSIIPRLLELNKKIGIPLFVDGKQKVDITCVENVAYALRLALENNQYSRQIYNITNDEPIEFKKILTLFFNEIGTEGKYLKWNYNLISPLVSFLEVFYKFFRIKKEPPITKYTLYLMRYSQTLNIDKAKKELGYYPRMTILEGVKKYVEYSRKNDRES; this comes from the coding sequence ATGAAAGTTTTACTTACAGGAGCAACAGGATTTTTAGGAAAATATGTGATTGAAGAATTAAAAAATAATTCTTATCATGTTGTTGCCTTTGGTAGAAATGAAAAAATTGGTAAAACATTGATTGATAAAAATGTTGAATTCTTTAAAGGTGATATAGATAATTTAGATGATTTATTTAAAGCTTTTCAGGATTGTTCAGCTGTTATCCATGCTGCTGCACTTTCTACTGTTTGGGGAAGATGGGAAGATTTTTATAATGTAAATGTATTAGGGACAAAAAATGTCGTTCAAGTTTGTGAAGAAAAAAATTTAAAATTAGTTTTTGTTTCATCTCCAAGTATATATGCAGGAGCAAAAGACCAATTAGATGTTAAAGAAGATGAGGCACCAAAAGAGAATGATTTGAACTACTATATAAAAAGTAAAATTATGGCAGAAAATATAATAAAATCTTCTAAGCTAAACTATATGATAATTCGTCCTCGTGGACTATTTGGAATAGGAGATACAAGTATAATACCAAGACTTTTAGAATTAAATAAGAAAATTGGTATTCCTCTTTTTGTTGATGGAAAACAAAAGGTTGATATAACTTGTGTTGAAAATGTTGCCTATGCTTTAAGATTAGCATTAGAAAATAATCAATATTCAAGGCAAATATACAATATTACAAATGATGAGCCAATAGAGTTTAAAAAGATTTTAACTTTATTTTTTAATGAAATAGGAACAGAAGGAAAATATTTAAAATGGAACTATAATCTAATTTCTCCTTTGGTTTCATTTTTAGAAGTATTCTATAAATTTTTTAGAATAAAAAAAGAACCTCCAATTACTAAATATACTTTATATTTAATGAGATATAGCCAAACTTTAAATATCGATAAAGCTAAAAAAGAATTGGGCTACTATCCAAGAATGACTATATTAGAAGGAGTAAAAAAATATGTTGAATACAGCAGAAAAAATGATAGAGAAAGTTGA
- a CDS encoding glycosyltransferase: protein MNTYKEKIKLAVVAPPFSGHLYPILELVLPLLKEKNKYDICVYTGFQKEEVVKKLGFSVKVLLRDKPTAFEKISDTDRQTNSLIAYKQFKENMGLMPEVIKEIEDFFTENKPDIVLADFIAVPVCFVCKKFNIPWITSIPTPFAIENKTTTPAYVGGLYPRNNFFFKLRDKLARSLVRNFKKLVCFILRKQLKELNFTLYNEKREENIYSPYSILGLGMKELEFRDDFPSQFSWAGPCCSSLFQDSVKFINNENLEKTIFLTNGTHLKWAKKLIINIARELSQKYPQYLFIVSLGSYLERGKEIIKENNLHIYHYLDYDEILPKIDYVIHHGGAGILYSCIKYNKPAVIIPHDYDQFDYGVRADLAKIGIVAKLKSRKSILRAFDIMINKREWNNLEKLSKDFNRYSPSELLEKEINRLLKEVKQ, encoded by the coding sequence ATGAATACTTACAAAGAAAAAATTAAACTTGCTGTTGTTGCACCACCTTTCAGTGGACATCTTTATCCAATTTTAGAGTTGGTACTCCCTCTATTAAAAGAAAAAAATAAATATGATATCTGTGTTTATACTGGCTTTCAAAAAGAAGAGGTTGTTAAAAAATTAGGTTTTTCTGTAAAAGTTTTACTTAGAGATAAACCTACTGCCTTTGAAAAAATATCTGATACAGATAGGCAAACTAATTCTCTAATTGCATACAAACAATTCAAAGAAAATATGGGACTTATGCCAGAAGTTATAAAGGAAATTGAAGATTTTTTTACTGAAAATAAGCCTGATATAGTCCTAGCTGATTTTATTGCTGTTCCAGTGTGCTTTGTATGTAAGAAATTTAATATTCCTTGGATTACAAGTATTCCTACACCTTTTGCAATAGAAAATAAAACAACAACTCCTGCCTATGTGGGAGGACTTTATCCAAGAAATAACTTTTTCTTTAAATTAAGAGATAAATTAGCAAGAAGTCTTGTTAGAAATTTTAAAAAATTAGTTTGTTTTATTTTAAGAAAACAATTAAAAGAATTAAATTTTACTCTATATAATGAAAAGAGAGAAGAAAACATCTATTCTCCTTATTCTATATTAGGTCTAGGAATGAAAGAGCTGGAATTTAGAGATGACTTTCCAAGCCAGTTTTCATGGGCAGGACCTTGTTGCTCATCACTTTTTCAAGATAGTGTAAAATTTATAAATAATGAAAATCTTGAAAAGACTATATTTTTAACTAATGGTACTCATTTAAAATGGGCTAAAAAATTGATAATTAATATAGCAAGAGAACTTTCTCAAAAATATCCACAATATTTATTTATAGTTTCATTGGGAAGTTATTTAGAAAGAGGGAAAGAAATTATAAAGGAAAATAATTTACATATTTACCATTATTTAGATTATGATGAAATCTTACCAAAAATTGACTATGTTATTCATCATGGTGGAGCTGGAATACTTTATTCTTGTATAAAATACAATAAACCTGCTGTTATTATCCCACATGATTATGACCAATTTGATTATGGAGTTAGGGCTGATTTAGCAAAGATTGGTATAGTTGCTAAGTTAAAATCAAGAAAGTCTATTTTAAGAGCCTTTGATATAATGATAAATAAAAGGGAATGGAATAATTTAGAAAAATTATCAAAAGATTTTAATAGATACTCTCCTAGTGAATTACTAGAAAAAGAAATTAATAGATTATTAAAGGAGGTAAAACAATGA